GTCGCCACAAATAAAATGTGCATTTAACTATGAATGCTGCAGAATCATTCTCTGTGTCCAATGAAAAGCCTCGACgacaacctttgcattgctTCCGATTCGTTGTATCAGTATCTTATTGTACTTTCCTTTTGGAGGGACTAGCATATTGCCATTGTAACACACTAGTTAAGCAGATTAGGAACAATGGGGGACTACCTGAAGAACATTCATCTTTTGGCAGGTACAATTTGCAAGTCCCCAGGGTCCAACCAAAAACCATCATCCGTGGCATCCGTTTACCTGCAATAATTCAATCAACTTCCATTAATTAAATATCAAGACAAAATGTCTAATTCGTTAGCAGTTTAATCCTAAACAAACAATCACAATGTTCAATCCTAGCATCAGGTGATGCATTTTGCAGATTTTGGGTCCAGATGGCTGTATCTAGTTTAATGACTGGTGATGCGAGTATACATACATCTAAATGCCACGCTACAGTACCTTCCAATTCTTCTCCAAGGAGAGGTCTGGGCACTGAACAAATGTGTGCAGCGATTGTCAAACTGAACTGAATCAATAATGCCGTGCTACCATAGAATGAAAATCGATGATACTGCTAAATTCAATTGATGGAACACCAACAGGCTACGATTTGGCGTTAGTACCTTGCGCTTGAAGATTTGTCGCTGCAATTCCAATCAGGCTTCCAAAAGACACTATTGTAAAGATAAGTATAGCAAACAATCACATAAGTTGCAGGCAGAAGGAATTGCATCTTTTGTGATTTAGCAGTCAGCGCCTAGCTGAATTAGTTAGTccatttctaaaaaaaaaaagctgaatTAGTTAGTGCTGTGCAGATTTCAAGAATTCATACCTTGATTAAATCAACACAGACTAGTCCCTCGTGCAACTCGCCTAGCTGGTCGAGTAATTCGATGGAGGGGCTCAGTGTGATGGCAGGTTGTGCCCATTCATCGCAAAATCCAGATCCTCACTAGGGAGCAGCATCGGCATAAGCATTTTACCGAACACGTGGGGTGCGTCCGACATGGTGACAACTGACAACACGTGCTCATCCGGCCGGTGCCAGCACAAAGGGGGCAAAGAGCAGCTGAGCACGCGATGCAGAGTGAGGAGTGGGGGCGCAGCCCGACTGCGGACGTCGGTGCAGACGCGGACGGAgaggcggcgagccggcgacgagctcgCTGGGGCGCGGAGGACGTGGGGAAGTGAAGTGTTATAAGATGCAAAAAAAGCATCATGAGGTGTTCCTCGTCAATCGTCTTTAAGTTGATTTTCGAACTGCAGGTCCTTTCTGTGAGGATgaatcttattttttttcaaataaaaaacttATTATTAATTAATTCTACACAAGTAAACAAACCAAAAGAGAGTTATTGCTAGCGTTTGCATGTTCACACAGAAAAGAGGGGCGGCATCCATCTTCGTGGAGCAAGGGTGGATGGTTCTTTTTATGTATTCTGAGAAAAAGGCGGATTTTCTGCTGACCTCTTCAAGCTTTGCAACCTGAGACCATCGGCTACTCGATTAGGCAACAATTCATCACAAAATTTCTGAGGATTTCAAACTTCCTCAACGTATAGTTTGAAAAGGGTGAGATACTGACCTATGGATTGTTCAGGTATCCATACAATTGAGAAAAATGTAGAAACCTGGATCAGTAAAGCAGGTAGCCAACAGCTTGTTACACTTCCACAGGCACCTGAAACCTGAATCATACATACGTGCCTCAACAGTTTGACAAATGCAGTACCATGAATAACCTTCAGATCCTTCAAACGGTTCATTCACCGAGACTCTCGGTACTTTCGACAAATCGTATAAATCATTTGACACATCTTTTTTTATATCTTTTCCATCAGATCTACATTTTTTTACAATTGCCTTCGTGGGGAAACAGGGGGTGAGAAAGCAGATGTCTACATTTGGCAGAAACCAGCCATCCCAACAGATAACAAATCAACCATAAATCTGAGTAGCCTCATGATGATTATGTGCTGGTGAGGAATTTATGATCCTGAATCATGCATTGTGCCATCAATATCCTCGCCAATGTGCTCATTTTCCTGCCATCCATGCAGCCACACATGCAAGGACATGCTCGCTTTGCAGTGTTTGCCTGAGCTTGAGCTTGTAAAATAGCGCCAATCATGATTTGTATAATAAAATTGGACACTTCTCTGAACAGCAGAACCCTGATTAATTGTCCCGATGGTTGCATCACCAGTGAAACAATTTAAGCCTTGCTATGCAGAGGAGACGAGAAATGGTACTGCAAAACACATAGTTTCATTGTTAAAATTGACCAGCTGAACATTGATCTTAATCCAAGACTGTTGGTTATGCTATTGCCAAGACTTCTCAAAATGCAATTTTAATGTATGCCAATGTATGTAATGTAATGTAATACAAGAATGCACTATAATCCATTAGAACAAAAAGAAACCAAACTTTAATACATTTTACTTATGCATTTGATCATCAATGTCCTTGTCAGGTGCAGTATTAACACTGTATCAATCCATGTTGATGCAGGTCATTATGCTTCAAGCTATGAATGATATTAAATAAATCCACAGTGAgtatgggaaaaaaaaaaaggcatgccATGGTGATCCCCACTCAAGATTGGATAGATTATACGCTCGAAAAGCATGACAGATATCTATGTTGTTTCTTATGGTGCAAGCGAATATATTCTTCTCATAGTAGGAAACATGACAAGTTTGGCACTAACCTATTAGAAAGATACTCAACACCAGTAAGAGGGTGATCCGAATAGAACGGCCAAACTGAATGGTTTGTTGTTGGCCTTGTATATGAAGCCCACCCGTCCTTGCAGAAATTCTGGAACTTTCCTTCCAACTTGTCAAATAACTTCGGCTTCTTTCAGTTAGCCCTATCAATCTCTGTAAAACATAACCACGAGTTGTTAGAAATTAGCTAAAATGGTAGCACCAGTTTCTTGAACAAGTAACAAGTTTAAAAATAAACTTAATCAAAAGTGATTGACATTGGATTAAACCAGTCAAAGAACATTTATAAAATGGATCGTACAGTTAAAGAAAGCAAATAGGATTGCTATGCACCAAGAAAAGCTAATGTCCATGTGTAACCtcataaattttattaaaaaaacagtAAGCAACACTCAGTTTCGGATGCACTAATATGTCATCTGCATTGGCATACAGTAGCCAAAATAAATCAATATTCATATTCTCCTAACTTCTACACTTGTGGCCCGGAGGTCCTGGGTTCGAACCAGCCTCTTTGCagaattttaaaagaattttgcaAGGGTAAGGCTGTCTAGGAAGTCCCTTCCCCAGACCCCACATTGTGTGGGAGCTTTCACACTGGGTACGCCCTTTATTCATATTCTTCTAACTTCCCATGAGTATCTTGAGAAATATCAAAATATCAATTTCTTGCTTATAGCTTGTAAATATCAGTCGTAAATATCTATGTCTAGGGTTGAGTCCATTACCTTTTTCCAGAAAAAACAAGGTTTGATTTTGTTACTTATTTAAAGGAGGCATGTAACCATCAGGGATACTACACTATTTGAACGACTCAAAATCTCCAGGGATCATTAGGTTCTATCATATAAGTGAAATATAAGAGTATTGACATCTAACACCTTAAATCTACCATAGAGTGGTGCAGCAGGGGAAGTTGGTATACCTGTGTTAATAAGGATATAACCCTGAAGTCCAGATTATTTGGCATATCATATCTTAATGGACGATGTTCATCACTCTTCGGTTTCCACAAGCTATTCCAGAACCATCTCACTCTTGTTAAAGATTCTGTACTTCTCCGGATGCCTGATAAAGCAGTTGTCTGACTTGAGGCCTGAACCCCGTTCGGAGATAATTTTCTATCATCATCCATCTCATTACCAATGTCAATCTTCCAATGACCATCACCAGAACTCAAATTTGTTCTGTGGCCATGTAACTGGTCAGCTAGACTGCAAACATCACTCTTAACACTAGAAATTTGTCTGGGTGGTACTTCATGAATGTCTTTAATGATCAAAGCTGCATCCTTCTGATCGTTCATGCCAATTGGTACATTCTTTTGCCTGGATGGAATATGGTAACTACTATCTGTACTCTTCATTTCTGAATAGAACTCTGCAGGTGCTGAAAGGAAAGCAACTAGATCATCTCGCTCCTCATCATCTAACTTCACCCAGTTGAGCCCTCTCCTGCCACTGTCCACTGAAGAACCGTTTATTTCTTTCTCTACACGAGAAATCTGATCCTTGATTGCTACAACAAACTGCCGACGTCTGGCCACTGTACCCTCTTCCAGTGAATACTTATCATTGCTGGAACTTACAGCTCTCTCAAACTGTTCCAACTGCAAATACAGTCACTGGTGACCATTAGCAAGACCAATAAACTTTTGCAGCATATGAACATATGTACAAGTCAACAACAAAGGTTTAGGTAAAAACATGCCTGCCATTTTGCAGTCCCTAAAGCTGTCTGAAGCTCCCTTTGCAAATCAGCTACCTCCTCTGAGCTAGAACCATTACTTCGTTCTCGCATCCAAGTTCTATAAATAGATTCCATCCTGCAAGAATTCACCAAATTCAATAACTTTGCAATAAACTATTAGGTTCCTAAATAAATATAACTGTTAGCAAGTGTATATGTCTGTTTCATCAAGGGTTTGTATTAATTGTCACAATCCAAACGGCACTTACATggcaaaataaaaaagaaatagaattgtCAACTCGAGCAAATTAGCAACATACTTGCCCAGTTGCCCCAACCACACAATACAAAAGACCAACATAAATCAACCCAATAAGATATAAGGGGGCACCAAAGAACCAATTCTTTTACCCAGAACATCACCAAATCACTATCTGAACTAAACTGAAAGTATGGCCAAAATAGGTAGAGCCACAAAATGTTAACCAGCGGTTCACCAAACAGAGTGCAAACAAGCATCCAAATCTCATCTTAATCTGAACCGACAACCTTTAAAGCACACTAATCACTAACAGAATGAAATAgaaaattcaacaaaaaaatTCTAGTAGAATTACTCGACCGCACAAACAAGCACGGATCAGGAATTCAGAATCCCATCCTCAATCCTCAACACAGTACACCAAATCCACCAAATAATCAAAGACAGCATTCCAATGTTTCCAacaaaggagaacaaccaaAATTCATGGCAAAAACAATCGCCGAACGGTAGACATGCATAAAAATCGAGTTTTGCAGCCCCTACTCGACGAATCGAACCCAGATTAAGAAGGCACTCACAAGTCCGCCGACTCCTGCACCTCCTCGGCCGCCGGGAAGAACCCGTCCTTCTGCCACTGCTCGAGCCCTCCCGGCGCCGCCATGTCGGCCTCAACCTCCGCAGCAGATCAAATCAGGAACCagacgcccggccggccg
The genomic region above belongs to Setaria italica strain Yugu1 chromosome VI, Setaria_italica_v2.0, whole genome shotgun sequence and contains:
- the LOC101774773 gene encoding uncharacterized protein LOC101774773, with amino-acid sequence MAAPGGLEQWQKDGFFPAAEEVQESADLMESIYRTWMRERSNGSSSEEVADLQRELQTALGTAKWQLEQFERAVSSSNDKYSLEEGTVARRRQFVVAIKDQISRVEKEINGSSVDSGRRGLNWVKLDDEERDDLVAFLSAPAEFYSEMKSTDSSYHIPSRQKNVPIGMNDQKDAALIIKDIHEVPPRQISSVKSDVCSLADQLHGHRTNLSSGDGHWKIDIGNEMDDDRKLSPNGVQASSQTTALSGIRRSTESLTRVRWFWNSLWKPKSDEHRPLRYDMPNNLDFRVISLLTQRLIGLTERSRSYLTSWKESSRISARTGGLHIQGQQQTIQFGRSIRITLLLVLSIFLIVPFLVSSA